The following coding sequences lie in one Arachis ipaensis cultivar K30076 chromosome B03, Araip1.1, whole genome shotgun sequence genomic window:
- the LOC107633762 gene encoding transcription repressor MYB4-like — translation MRKPCCDKEGTNKGAWSKQEDQKLIDYIHLHGEGCWRSLPKAAGLHRCGKSCRLRWINYLRPDIKRGNFAPDEEDLIIKLHALLGNRWSLIAGRLPGRTDNEVKNYWNSHIRRKLINMGIDPNNHKLYQTSPLPHAASSSSRLNLDLTIAFPAHYSSSPTFTLAQEDDDNNNNNPKPTSENMDESNPTLLLFQ, via the exons ATGAGAAAACCTTGTTGCGACAAGGAAGGTACCAACAAAGGTGCTTGGTCCAAGCAAGAAGACCAAAAACTCATTGACTACATCCACCTTCATGGCGAAGGCTGTTGGCGTTCCCTTCCAAAAGCCGCCGGCCTTCATCGTTGCGGTAAAAGCTGCCGATTGAGATGGATCAATTATTTACGACCCGACATTAAACGCGGCAACTTTGCCCCTGATGAAGAAGATCTCATCATCAAACTCCATGCCCTCCTTGGCAACCG GTGGTCACTTATAGCGGGAAGGTTGCCAGGACGCACCGACAATGAAGTCAAGAACTACTGGAATTCTCACATCCGCAGAAAGCTCATCAACATGGGAATTGATCCAAACAACCACAAGTTATATCAAACCTCTCCTCTTCCTCACGCTGCTTCTTCCTCATCCCGCCTCAATCTTGACCTAACCATTGCTTTCCCTGCTCATTATTCTTCTTCGCCTACATTTACCCTCGCCCAAGAAGACgacgacaacaacaacaataatcctAAACCAACTTCTGAGAACATGGATGAATCCAACCCTACCCTTCTTTTGTTTCAATAA